A stretch of the Duncaniella dubosii genome encodes the following:
- a CDS encoding MFS transporter, with amino-acid sequence MSESKHTAGCEAASGSVKEKLWNSNYCKAMAGNFMMFFSFYLLTPLLPIYLDAQFHADKDLIGLVLSGYVVAALIVRPFSGFIVDSFNRKKVLMLCFFTFFICFTGYIGAGTILMFAIVRTLHGLPFGATTVANSTVAIDVLPSSRRNEGVGFYGLSNNLAMAIAPSAGIYVYSVTGNFQLLFWISLIVAFVGFCMACSIKQPPRPIVENKPKFSLDHFFLGRAWLMAINILLFGFCWGVMSNYVAIYGKEELGITDGTGLFFALLSTGLFISRLYGAKSLREGKLTENALQGALISCVGFTLFSLSPGQWAYYCSAVLIGLGNGRMYPAFLNMFISVARRDQRGTANSSILTSWDCGMGLGILAGGVLAEYIDFSASFWSASISQIAGTLLLVFMTRRFFLERKLSEEGRQ; translated from the coding sequence ATGAGTGAATCAAAGCATACGGCAGGATGTGAGGCTGCATCAGGTTCCGTAAAGGAAAAGCTGTGGAATTCAAATTACTGCAAGGCAATGGCAGGAAACTTCATGATGTTCTTTTCGTTCTATCTCCTGACTCCGTTGCTTCCTATCTATCTTGACGCACAGTTTCATGCCGACAAGGATCTTATCGGGCTCGTACTTTCAGGCTATGTCGTCGCGGCGTTGATTGTACGTCCGTTCAGCGGATTTATTGTGGATAGTTTTAACCGCAAGAAGGTTCTGATGTTGTGCTTTTTTACTTTTTTCATATGTTTCACCGGATATATAGGGGCAGGTACAATCCTGATGTTTGCTATAGTCCGCACCCTTCATGGATTGCCGTTCGGAGCGACGACGGTAGCCAACAGTACTGTTGCGATAGATGTCCTGCCTTCTTCGCGACGGAATGAGGGTGTCGGATTCTACGGTCTAAGTAACAATCTGGCTATGGCCATCGCTCCATCGGCCGGCATCTATGTCTACTCTGTCACCGGTAATTTTCAATTGCTGTTCTGGATTTCACTCATTGTGGCTTTTGTCGGATTCTGCATGGCGTGTTCCATAAAACAGCCTCCGCGACCAATAGTCGAAAATAAACCGAAGTTCAGTCTTGACCATTTTTTCCTTGGACGGGCATGGCTTATGGCTATAAACATATTGCTATTCGGCTTCTGTTGGGGTGTCATGAGTAATTACGTGGCTATTTATGGCAAGGAGGAACTTGGTATTACTGACGGGACCGGTCTCTTTTTCGCCCTTTTGTCGACAGGTCTGTTTATCTCCCGTCTCTATGGGGCAAAGTCTCTTCGAGAGGGTAAGCTGACGGAAAATGCGCTGCAGGGAGCATTGATAAGCTGCGTCGGGTTCACATTGTTTTCTCTCTCTCCGGGGCAATGGGCCTACTATTGTTCGGCCGTTCTCATCGGACTTGGCAATGGCCGTATGTATCCGGCGTTTCTCAATATGTTTATTTCCGTTGCAAGGCGTGACCAGAGAGGGACGGCCAATTCGTCGATTCTCACTTCATGGGACTGCGGTATGGGACTGGGGATATTGGCAGGAGGAGTGCTGGCCGAATACATAGATTTTTCCGCTTCATTCTGGTCGGCTTCAATCTCGCAGATTGCCGGGACGCTTCTGCTTGTTTTTATGACACGTCGGTTCTTTCTTGAACGTAAGCTTTCTGAGGAAGGCCGACAGTAA
- a CDS encoding NAD(P)/FAD-dependent oxidoreductase, with the protein MQETIEVRVTPKVAGEPMLLKVELSGRLGVDANSIRHVTVVRRSIDARQRQVMVNLTLKVYIDEIPDNASLIKPVDYRRLSADKSVVIVGAGPAGLFAALRLIELGIKPVVLERGKDVDSRRKDMAAIAREGVVDADSNYCFGEGGAGAYSDGKLYTRSKKRGSVEKILHIFAQHGASEDILVDAHPHIGTDKLPEVIKAMRNTIIECGGEVRFNTRVTDLLIDSDEVKGVVTADGSEFRGPVILATGHSARDVYRMLRNRDVTMEPKGLAIGVRLEHPQKLIDCLRYHSKDGRGKYLPAAEYTMLTRVDDRAVYSFCMCPGGFIIPAASEEGQLVVNGMSPSNRGTRWANSGMVVEILPEDVPDGDDATLKMMRYQEMIEKAFWEEAGRTQNAPAQRMADFVTSRQSSDLPATSYAPGIHSARIDRLLPKGIARRLQQGFRDFDRKNRGFLTNDAVLIGAETRTSSPLRIPRDAETLSHVSLRGLYPCGEGAGYAGGIVSAAIDGDRAADAVASYLGVVQG; encoded by the coding sequence ATGCAGGAAACAATAGAAGTGAGAGTAACCCCGAAAGTTGCGGGAGAACCGATGTTGCTGAAAGTCGAGCTGTCAGGCCGTCTCGGCGTTGATGCCAATTCCATCAGGCATGTCACTGTCGTGAGGCGTTCGATTGATGCCCGCCAGCGTCAGGTGATGGTCAATCTGACATTGAAAGTCTATATTGACGAGATTCCCGACAACGCTTCTCTCATCAAACCAGTGGACTATCGCAGACTTTCTGCCGACAAGAGTGTTGTGATAGTCGGGGCAGGACCCGCAGGGCTTTTTGCTGCTCTCCGTCTGATTGAGCTTGGCATAAAGCCGGTGGTGCTTGAACGTGGCAAGGATGTCGATTCGCGCCGTAAGGACATGGCGGCTATTGCACGCGAAGGCGTTGTCGATGCTGATTCAAACTATTGTTTCGGCGAGGGTGGTGCAGGAGCATATTCTGACGGAAAGCTTTATACCCGTTCAAAAAAACGAGGGTCTGTCGAAAAGATACTTCATATCTTCGCACAGCATGGAGCTTCGGAGGATATATTGGTTGATGCCCATCCCCACATCGGGACTGATAAACTTCCAGAAGTCATTAAAGCGATGCGTAATACCATCATTGAATGTGGCGGAGAGGTACGCTTCAATACTCGGGTGACCGATTTGCTGATTGACAGCGATGAGGTGAAGGGTGTCGTGACGGCCGACGGTTCTGAATTCAGAGGTCCTGTCATTCTGGCTACAGGCCATTCGGCACGCGATGTCTACCGGATGCTCCGCAACCGCGATGTGACTATGGAGCCCAAAGGACTTGCAATCGGAGTGCGTCTCGAACATCCGCAGAAGCTAATTGACTGTCTGCGTTATCATTCGAAGGATGGAAGAGGCAAATATCTTCCGGCTGCGGAATATACGATGCTGACCCGTGTGGATGACCGTGCGGTCTACTCGTTCTGCATGTGCCCCGGTGGATTCATAATTCCTGCCGCGAGTGAAGAAGGGCAGCTGGTTGTCAACGGCATGTCGCCTTCAAACCGAGGAACTCGCTGGGCAAATTCCGGCATGGTTGTCGAGATTTTGCCTGAAGATGTGCCCGATGGTGACGATGCTACCTTAAAGATGATGCGCTATCAGGAGATGATTGAAAAGGCATTCTGGGAAGAGGCCGGCCGTACACAGAATGCTCCGGCACAGCGGATGGCCGATTTTGTGACCTCGCGTCAGTCATCGGATCTTCCGGCGACATCCTATGCACCCGGAATCCATTCCGCACGCATCGACCGTCTGCTTCCTAAAGGGATAGCCCGCAGACTTCAGCAGGGATTCCGTGACTTTGACCGTAAGAACCGTGGATTTCTGACAAATGATGCCGTACTTATCGGAGCTGAGACCCGAACTTCGTCGCCGTTGCGTATTCCGCGTGATGCGGAAACACTTTCACATGTGAGTCTCAGGGGGCTTTATCCATGTGGAGAGGGTGCAGGTTATGCCGGAGGAATAGTCTCGGCTGCCATCGACGGTGACCGTGCGGCCGATGCTGTAGCCTCATATCTGGGCGTTGTCCAAGGCTGA
- a CDS encoding malate dehydrogenase: protein MKFLTDEKLTIVGAAGMIGSNMAQTAVMMHLTPNICLYDPYGPALEGVAEELFHCGFEGVNITYTTDIKEALSGAKYVVSSGGAARKAGMTREDLLKGNAQIAAQFGKDVKQYCPDVKHIVVVFNPADITGLITLLYSGVEPSKVSTLAALDSTRLRSELSKYFKIPADEITNSRTYGGHGEQMAVFASTTLVDGKPLVDIIGTPKLPLEDWIAIKERVVQGGKNIIELRGRSSFQSPAYLSIEMIAAAMGGAPFRWPAGTYVNNDRFKHIMMAMETVISKNGVECKPIAGTPEEEKELEKSYQHLCKLRDEVIEMGVMPPIADWHKLNPYMERKTC from the coding sequence ATGAAATTTTTAACTGATGAGAAGCTGACCATCGTCGGCGCAGCCGGCATGATCGGATCAAACATGGCACAGACAGCAGTGATGATGCACCTTACTCCCAACATCTGCCTCTACGATCCCTACGGACCTGCACTTGAGGGAGTAGCCGAAGAACTCTTCCATTGTGGCTTCGAGGGTGTCAATATCACCTATACAACTGATATCAAGGAGGCTCTTAGCGGTGCGAAATACGTCGTATCGTCTGGTGGCGCAGCCCGTAAGGCAGGAATGACACGTGAAGACCTCCTTAAAGGAAACGCCCAGATTGCAGCCCAGTTCGGCAAGGATGTCAAGCAATATTGCCCCGATGTAAAACATATCGTCGTTGTGTTCAATCCGGCTGATATCACCGGTCTTATCACCCTCCTTTATTCCGGAGTAGAACCGTCAAAGGTAAGCACGCTTGCCGCACTCGACAGCACGCGCCTCAGAAGCGAACTCTCGAAATATTTCAAGATTCCAGCCGACGAAATCACCAACAGCCGTACTTATGGCGGCCACGGCGAACAGATGGCTGTATTCGCTTCAACTACCTTGGTGGACGGCAAGCCCCTCGTAGATATAATCGGCACGCCCAAACTTCCGTTGGAAGACTGGATTGCAATAAAAGAACGTGTCGTACAAGGTGGAAAGAACATCATTGAACTTCGCGGACGTTCGTCATTCCAGAGCCCGGCTTACCTGTCAATCGAAATGATCGCAGCTGCAATGGGTGGTGCTCCTTTCCGCTGGCCGGCCGGTACGTATGTCAACAACGACCGTTTCAAACATATCATGATGGCCATGGAAACCGTCATCAGCAAAAACGGCGTGGAATGCAAACCGATTGCAGGAACTCCAGAAGAAGAAAAAGAGCTTGAAAAGAGCTATCAGCACCTTTGCAAGCTTCGCGATGAAGTGATTGAGATGGGAGTAATGCCTCCTATCGCCGACTGGCACAAACTCAATCCTTATATGGAACGTAAGACCTGTTGA
- the der gene encoding ribosome biogenesis GTPase Der, with product MGQMIAIVGRPNVGKSTLFNRLTQSRTAITNDEAGTTRDRQYGKVDWNGKEFSIVDTGGWVVNSEDIFENEINKQVYLAIEQADEILFVVDAANGVTDLDDKVAQILRRSTKPVILVANKVDTGDSLYNIAEFYSLGLGDPMGVSAVSGYGTGDLLDEVVKKMPEKDDDESEQLDDIPKIAIVGRPNAGKSSIINAFIDEERHIVTDIAGTTRDSIYTRYNKFGFDFYLVDTAGIRKKTKVTEDIEYYSVIRSIRAIEASDVCILMIDATRGIEAQDVAIFSLIQRNKKGLVVVVNKWDLVQDKSKEAIKHYEDSIRSRFAPFVDFPIIFASALTKQRIFKVLETALQVCENRRRIVPTSQLNTVMLEAISAYPPPANKGKFIKIKYVTMLKGSPIPTFIFFCNLPQWVKEPYRRYLENKIRENWDFHGTPINVFMREK from the coding sequence ATGGGACAAATGATAGCCATCGTGGGACGCCCTAATGTAGGCAAATCCACACTCTTCAACAGACTCACCCAATCACGCACGGCCATCACAAACGATGAAGCCGGCACAACCCGTGACCGCCAGTATGGAAAAGTCGACTGGAACGGGAAGGAGTTTTCAATCGTGGACACGGGCGGCTGGGTAGTAAACAGTGAAGACATTTTCGAAAATGAAATCAACAAGCAGGTCTATCTCGCAATCGAGCAGGCCGACGAGATACTTTTTGTAGTAGACGCAGCCAACGGTGTCACTGACCTTGACGATAAGGTGGCACAGATTTTGCGCCGATCAACCAAACCTGTCATCCTCGTTGCAAACAAAGTCGATACAGGTGACTCGCTCTACAACATAGCCGAATTCTACAGTCTGGGTCTCGGTGATCCGATGGGTGTTTCAGCTGTCAGCGGTTACGGCACAGGAGACCTTCTTGACGAAGTAGTGAAAAAAATGCCGGAGAAGGATGATGACGAGTCAGAGCAACTCGACGATATTCCCAAAATTGCAATCGTCGGCCGCCCGAACGCAGGCAAATCATCAATCATCAATGCCTTCATTGACGAAGAGCGCCACATCGTCACCGACATAGCAGGAACGACACGCGACTCAATCTATACACGATATAACAAATTCGGTTTCGATTTCTATCTTGTCGACACTGCCGGCATACGCAAAAAGACAAAAGTCACCGAAGACATCGAATACTACTCGGTAATCCGTTCAATACGTGCGATTGAAGCATCTGACGTCTGCATCCTTATGATTGATGCAACACGTGGCATTGAAGCTCAGGACGTTGCAATTTTCTCGCTTATCCAGCGCAACAAAAAGGGACTTGTCGTAGTGGTCAATAAATGGGATCTTGTTCAGGACAAATCAAAGGAAGCCATCAAGCATTACGAGGACTCGATACGTTCACGCTTCGCCCCGTTTGTCGACTTCCCGATTATTTTTGCCTCGGCTCTCACAAAGCAACGCATATTCAAGGTGCTTGAAACCGCCCTTCAGGTGTGCGAGAACCGTCGACGCATAGTCCCGACCTCCCAGCTAAACACCGTCATGCTTGAAGCGATTTCGGCTTATCCGCCACCGGCAAACAAGGGTAAGTTCATCAAAATCAAGTATGTCACAATGCTCAAGGGTTCTCCGATTCCGACATTCATATTTTTCTGTAATCTCCCACAGTGGGTCAAAGAGCCATACCGGCGCTATCTTGAAAACAAGATCAGAGAGAATTGGGATTTCCACGGAACGCCAATCAACGTATTCATGCGCGAAAAATAA
- a CDS encoding glycoside hydrolase family 2 TIM barrel-domain containing protein, with the protein MKILSNTIIIILLVTCLCDSAFGRSVEPWNFGWKFKSGNTPAAEAVSTDDSSWADINLPHDFQISQEWVEPSPDERPDMTNQMANVKSRLSPRGFKEMGIGWYRKSFVPDSAWIGKRVLLDFEGIMLTGDVYLNGTRVGGTNYGYLGTEIDLSAGLKYGQKNTVAVKADTGKPENSRWYTGGGLYRDVNLIVTDKNHYFTRNPLRITTPVISDTLSTVKIEAEIASRHRPDSLTVKIEIESPDGITVYDSTKKLRNYRSQRIREFLIDSIAVTSPQLWDTGHPDLYTLHLSLINKDGSVADTYSEHFGIRSVEFSPEFGMKLNGRKVLLKGIANHHTLGALGAAAYPRAMEKRIQLLKEFGFNHIRTSHNPYSKSFLDLCDRYGILVVDELYDKWKRQYSGDRKDWSEQWQHDVEEWVRRDRSHPSVVMWSLGNELQMISDLPFNDWGVTPYRLQKMLLDRLDGTRLSTVAMHPRGRNHFTDSLPAPLALVTDIASYNYRYMYFPGDSRRFPGMIFYQSEANTSGMGPNYFDMDLNRVVGLAYWGMIDYLGESQGWPSKGWLQGVFDISLEPKPMAYFLRSFFKPDEPVVRIAIADADDNSEWNGVTVGTTKFSSHWNRKPGESLNLCTFTNADEVELRINGKSIGRKPNNVSDSKTRNRILWENIPYTKGYIEAIAYRNGEKTPVAQHRLDTTGKATKLKIEGDNPKWKADGTDLIHVRISARDSKDRQVPDDSTPLKFHVDGPAEIAGVINGDITSEELTTGNSRRLFNGTATVILRSKREAGDVKLTVTPKEP; encoded by the coding sequence ATGAAAATTCTCTCTAATACCATAATAATAATATTATTGGTCACATGCCTCTGCGACTCCGCCTTCGGGCGAAGCGTAGAGCCATGGAATTTTGGATGGAAATTCAAATCAGGAAATACCCCTGCAGCAGAAGCAGTGTCGACCGATGACAGTTCATGGGCCGATATCAATCTTCCGCATGACTTTCAGATTTCACAAGAATGGGTAGAACCGTCGCCGGACGAACGTCCCGACATGACAAACCAGATGGCAAACGTAAAAAGCCGTCTTAGTCCCCGTGGATTCAAGGAAATGGGCATCGGATGGTATCGCAAGTCATTCGTACCCGATTCTGCGTGGATCGGGAAAAGAGTATTGCTCGATTTTGAAGGGATAATGCTTACCGGCGATGTCTATCTCAACGGGACCAGAGTCGGCGGCACCAACTATGGCTATCTCGGAACAGAAATCGACCTGAGCGCAGGCCTGAAATACGGACAAAAGAATACCGTAGCCGTCAAAGCTGATACCGGCAAGCCCGAAAATTCGCGCTGGTATACCGGCGGAGGGCTCTACCGCGACGTGAATCTCATAGTCACGGACAAAAACCACTATTTCACCCGCAATCCGCTAAGGATTACTACACCTGTGATCAGCGACACACTGTCGACTGTAAAAATCGAAGCTGAAATAGCATCACGTCACCGCCCTGACAGTCTCACGGTAAAAATTGAAATAGAATCACCCGACGGAATCACTGTATATGACTCAACAAAAAAACTGCGCAACTACCGCAGCCAGCGCATACGTGAATTCCTGATTGACAGTATAGCCGTCACATCACCGCAACTCTGGGACACCGGGCATCCGGATCTCTACACTCTTCATCTTTCGCTCATAAATAAAGACGGTTCTGTTGCCGACACCTACAGCGAACATTTCGGTATACGCAGTGTGGAATTCTCTCCTGAGTTTGGAATGAAGCTCAACGGACGCAAAGTGCTGCTAAAAGGCATCGCCAACCATCACACACTCGGCGCACTCGGCGCAGCTGCCTACCCGCGCGCTATGGAAAAACGTATACAGCTGCTGAAAGAGTTCGGCTTCAACCACATCCGCACATCCCACAATCCATACAGCAAATCATTCCTTGACCTCTGCGACCGCTACGGCATACTTGTGGTCGACGAACTGTATGACAAATGGAAACGCCAGTATTCAGGCGACCGCAAAGACTGGAGCGAACAATGGCAGCACGATGTGGAGGAATGGGTCAGACGCGACCGCAGCCACCCATCGGTCGTCATGTGGAGTCTCGGCAACGAACTGCAGATGATCAGCGACCTTCCGTTCAACGACTGGGGTGTCACACCATACCGTCTGCAAAAAATGCTGCTTGACCGTCTGGACGGCACACGACTGTCGACAGTCGCCATGCACCCGCGCGGACGAAACCACTTTACCGACAGCCTTCCCGCACCTCTCGCACTCGTCACCGACATCGCATCCTATAATTACAGGTATATGTATTTTCCCGGCGATTCGCGTCGATTTCCCGGAATGATATTCTATCAGAGCGAGGCCAACACATCGGGCATGGGGCCAAATTACTTCGACATGGACCTTAACCGCGTGGTCGGGCTGGCATACTGGGGCATGATCGACTATCTCGGCGAATCACAGGGATGGCCGTCCAAGGGATGGTTGCAAGGTGTGTTCGACATATCACTCGAACCAAAACCGATGGCCTATTTCCTGCGCAGTTTCTTCAAACCTGACGAGCCGGTGGTGCGCATAGCAATAGCCGATGCCGACGACAACTCCGAATGGAACGGAGTTACAGTCGGGACAACCAAATTTTCATCACACTGGAATCGTAAACCCGGTGAAAGCCTTAATCTCTGCACTTTCACCAATGCCGACGAGGTTGAACTGCGGATAAACGGCAAAAGCATCGGCAGAAAGCCAAACAATGTCAGCGACTCCAAGACACGAAACCGCATCCTGTGGGAAAACATACCCTATACCAAAGGCTATATCGAGGCGATAGCATACCGCAATGGAGAAAAGACTCCTGTCGCACAGCATAGACTCGACACCACCGGAAAAGCGACAAAACTAAAAATAGAAGGCGATAATCCGAAGTGGAAAGCAGACGGAACGGATCTCATCCATGTCAGAATCAGTGCCCGCGATTCAAAAGACCGCCAAGTTCCCGACGACTCCACTCCGCTGAAATTCCATGTTGACGGACCAGCAGAGATCGCAGGTGTAATCAACGGTGACATAACATCCGAAGAACTGACCACAGGTAACTCCCGACGGCTGTTTAACGGAACTGCGACAGTGATACTCCGTTCTAAGCGAGAGGCCGGAGATGTAAAACTCACCGTTACCCCCAAGGAGCCATGA
- a CDS encoding rhamnulokinase, with amino-acid sequence MKADEKNYYIAVDLGATSGRVILASFDGEKVETEEIHRFKHPMLPIGGHIFWNLPGLYNEVLTGLRNASVKLGEIGAEARSIGIDTWGCDVAYFHADGTIAGLPYCYRDPHTTGAVDKFCEEMPREKVYEKTGIQFMDFNTLFQLHTLSKKNGNALKIADKILFMPDALSYMLTGNAVTERTVASTSQILNPTTGELDAELLEKAGLTPDRFGKLVNPGYVIGTLTPGVQQATGLGAVPVVAVAGHDTASAVIGVPAKDEKFAYLSCGTWSLLGVESPKPIINDKAFGYNFTNEGGIDGSIRFLKNICGLWLLERSRTELKDAPENIADLCALYTTTDIESTINPDDPAFANPKSMTETIKEYCKRTGQQVPETAAEFMRVIFRSLALRYKEVLGWLRELSPNEINTLHVIGGGCQNAHLMQLTADAIGLPVVAGPSESTALGNVLVQLRADNRVKDIADMRRVAVNSTETKTYLPK; translated from the coding sequence ATGAAAGCAGACGAAAAAAACTATTATATCGCTGTCGACCTTGGTGCGACAAGCGGTCGAGTCATCCTCGCGTCATTCGACGGCGAAAAAGTGGAGACTGAAGAAATCCACCGATTCAAGCATCCGATGCTCCCCATCGGCGGCCATATCTTCTGGAATCTACCGGGTCTATACAACGAAGTGCTCACCGGTCTGCGCAACGCATCTGTCAAACTCGGAGAAATCGGTGCGGAAGCACGTTCGATCGGTATCGACACTTGGGGATGCGACGTGGCCTATTTCCACGCCGACGGGACTATCGCAGGTCTCCCCTACTGCTACCGTGATCCACACACAACCGGTGCGGTCGACAAATTCTGCGAGGAGATGCCCCGCGAGAAAGTCTATGAAAAGACCGGCATCCAGTTCATGGACTTCAACACATTGTTCCAGCTCCATACCCTCAGCAAAAAGAACGGCAACGCTCTTAAAATCGCCGATAAAATCCTCTTCATGCCAGATGCTCTCAGCTATATGCTCACAGGCAACGCCGTGACTGAACGTACCGTAGCATCGACATCTCAGATTCTCAACCCGACCACAGGTGAACTTGACGCGGAACTGCTCGAAAAAGCAGGTCTGACTCCCGACCGTTTCGGAAAACTTGTAAATCCGGGATATGTAATCGGCACACTCACTCCCGGCGTTCAGCAAGCCACAGGTCTCGGCGCTGTCCCTGTCGTAGCCGTAGCCGGCCACGATACAGCTTCGGCTGTAATCGGTGTTCCGGCAAAAGATGAAAAATTCGCATATCTGAGCTGTGGCACATGGTCACTGCTCGGCGTCGAATCACCCAAGCCCATTATCAACGACAAAGCCTTTGGCTATAACTTCACGAATGAAGGCGGAATCGACGGCTCAATCCGGTTCCTGAAAAATATCTGCGGACTATGGCTTCTTGAACGCTCTCGCACTGAACTCAAAGACGCACCCGAAAACATCGCTGACCTCTGTGCACTCTATACCACAACCGACATCGAAAGCACCATCAATCCTGACGATCCGGCATTTGCAAATCCGAAATCAATGACAGAGACCATCAAGGAATATTGCAAGCGCACGGGACAGCAAGTACCTGAAACGGCAGCTGAATTCATGCGTGTGATTTTCCGCAGTCTCGCTCTTCGCTACAAGGAAGTACTCGGTTGGCTGCGCGAACTTTCGCCCAATGAAATCAACACGCTGCATGTCATCGGAGGAGGCTGCCAGAATGCCCACCTCATGCAGCTCACGGCCGATGCAATCGGCCTCCCTGTCGTAGCCGGGCCGTCAGAATCCACAGCCCTCGGCAATGTACTCGTACAACTCCGCGCCGACAACCGAGTTAAAGATATCGCAGATATGCGCCGCGTAGCTGTCAACTCGACTGAGACCAAAACGTATCTGCCCAAATGA
- a CDS encoding MATE family efflux transporter has product MAVNASTSTEDLGVKSVGKLLVQYSVPAIIASVATSLYNIIDSIFIGRGVGPMAIAGLAITFPLMNLVAAFCMLIAAGGATIVSIFLGQKNYNRATDVVNNVFTLCLIHSIVFGGLTLIFLEPILLFFGATADTVGYAMEFMEVILYGTPIGFVFIGLNNLMRATGYPRKAMTSALISVAVNLLLAPLFIFVLDWGIRGAACATVCGQFSAFVWVMSHFLSKKSSIHFQRGNTWLSWTIVKRIYAIGLSPFLMNVCACVVVIFINRALLDYGGADGNLAVGAYGILNRTTMFFVMIVFGVTQGMQPILGYNIGANHFDRVKRVLRLGIWIGVAITSLGWIVSEGFPDKVSALFTTDETLIRIAREGFRIYFVVYPVVGCQIVIQNFFQSVGKPHMSIFLSLTRQLLFLIPFLIIFPRFWGVPGVWASMAGSDIIAFVVAIVTLWWWMRHTMRRMEENAGVLGASAGAVTEQTGNK; this is encoded by the coding sequence ATGGCAGTAAATGCAAGCACCTCGACAGAAGATCTCGGAGTCAAGTCCGTCGGCAAACTTCTCGTCCAGTATTCCGTACCGGCAATCATCGCAAGTGTTGCGACTTCGCTCTACAATATCATAGACAGTATATTCATAGGGCGTGGTGTCGGACCTATGGCTATTGCCGGTCTGGCCATCACTTTCCCGCTGATGAACCTCGTCGCAGCCTTCTGTATGCTAATTGCAGCCGGTGGCGCTACTATAGTCTCGATTTTTTTAGGGCAGAAGAATTATAACCGAGCCACAGACGTGGTCAACAATGTTTTCACTCTGTGTCTCATCCATTCGATTGTGTTCGGTGGATTGACGCTGATATTTCTTGAGCCGATATTGCTGTTTTTCGGTGCTACGGCTGACACGGTCGGTTATGCGATGGAATTTATGGAGGTGATTCTCTACGGCACACCTATCGGTTTTGTATTTATCGGATTGAACAATCTTATGCGAGCCACGGGTTATCCGCGCAAGGCAATGACCTCGGCTCTGATTTCAGTGGCGGTCAATCTTCTGCTTGCACCGCTGTTTATTTTTGTTCTTGACTGGGGCATCAGGGGCGCGGCTTGTGCCACTGTGTGCGGTCAATTCTCAGCTTTTGTATGGGTGATGTCACATTTTCTGTCCAAGAAAAGTTCCATCCATTTTCAACGTGGCAATACATGGCTGTCATGGACAATCGTAAAGCGTATCTACGCGATTGGTCTGTCGCCCTTCCTGATGAATGTGTGCGCGTGTGTGGTCGTTATCTTCATCAACCGTGCGCTGCTTGACTATGGCGGTGCGGACGGAAATCTTGCAGTGGGTGCCTACGGTATTCTTAACCGTACCACAATGTTTTTCGTGATGATTGTCTTTGGTGTCACACAGGGAATGCAGCCTATCCTCGGATATAATATAGGTGCGAATCATTTTGACAGGGTGAAAAGGGTTCTTCGTCTCGGCATCTGGATAGGCGTTGCCATAACGTCGCTCGGATGGATTGTGAGCGAAGGATTCCCCGACAAGGTGTCGGCTCTGTTCACCACCGATGAGACCCTTATCCGTATAGCACGCGAAGGATTCAGGATATATTTCGTGGTATATCCGGTTGTCGGATGTCAGATTGTGATTCAGAATTTTTTCCAGAGTGTCGGTAAACCGCATATGTCAATCTTCCTGTCGCTGACGCGCCAGCTGTTGTTCCTTATACCCTTCCTTATAATATTCCCTCGTTTCTGGGGTGTGCCGGGGGTATGGGCATCTATGGCCGGATCAGATATTATCGCTTTTGTTGTCGCTATAGTCACTCTCTGGTGGTGGATGCGACACACTATGCGTCGCATGGAAGAGAATGCAGGGGTGCTTGGTGCTTCAGCCGGAGCTGTGACTGAACAGACAGGAAACAAGTAG